One segment of Megachile rotundata isolate GNS110a chromosome 4, iyMegRotu1, whole genome shotgun sequence DNA contains the following:
- the cin gene encoding molybdenum cofactor synthesis protein cinnamon gives MDLIRFGLLTVSDSCYKYKKEDKSGPEVELCISNNGTEIGKILRGQVFHKDIVPDDEYAIKEKLISWSDSRQVDVIFTIGGTGFSKRDVTPEATKEIIQKEAPGLVIAMLTSSLKITPMAMLSRAACGIRDKTLIINLPGSPKAAKECLSVIAPAISHAVDLIRDNTEKIKDTHENVQNDSTTEISLQQCQNKHTLCSGNITGRYRESPYPMVSVEEALQMILKYVEPLNNKSDEDLEKVHGKILDNDLYSKYDLPPFRASIKDGYAVLANDGKGKRKVLSGIKAGSTASGIKLQPGTCVRVNTGAPIPDDATAVVQVEDTKLIKKTYDNIEEEEIEITTEVKYGQDIRPIGCDIKRGELILKSGTKLGAIELGLAAACGYKRISITSIPKIGVLSTGDELQCPGTALMPGRIYDSNKVTLLSMLKENGYDSIDMGIAVDDEVVMVNKIKHAIKQVDVLITSGSVSMGDKDMLKPILQHYFKATIHFGRVNMKPGKPTTFATCMFQNRKKYFLCLPGNPVSATVTMHLFVLPLLKQLSKDYSTPTIVKAKLTSSYNLDPRPEYARTILKWTDTDDLPLAYSTGNQISSKLLSCKNANALLMLPGRTAEKTVLEKGEVVQAMLLGFMHYT, from the exons atgGATTTAATAAGATTTGGATTATTAACag TTAGTGATAGCTGCTATAAGTACAAAAAGGAAGATAAAAGTGGACCAGAAGTAGAACTTTGTATTAGTAACAATGGAACTGAAATTGGCAAAATTTTAAGGGGCCAAGTATTTCATAAAGATATTGTGCCAGACGATGAATATGCAATTAAG GAAAAGCTAATTTCTTGGAGCGATTCTAGACAGGTGGATGTTATTTTTACCATTGGTGGTACAGGATTTTCTAAAAGAGATGTGACTCCAGAAGCAACAAAAGAAATTATTCAAAAAGAAGCACCTGGGTTAGTCATAGCGATGTTAACATCGAGTTTAAAAATTACTCCAATGGCTATGTTATCAAG AGCTGCATGTGGAATACGAGataaaacattaattattaacttACCTGGCTCACCAAAAGCTGCAAAAGAATGCTTAAGTGTAATTGCACCTGCTATATCACATGCTGTTGATTTAATTAGAGACAATacagaaaaaataaaagatacacacgaaaatgtacaaaatgatTCTACTACAGAAATTTCTTTACAACAATGTCAAAACAAACATACT TTATGTTCAGGAAATATAACTGGGCGATATAGAGAATCACCATATCCAATGGTTTCAGTGGAAGAAGCTTTGcaaatgatattaaaatacgTTGAACCATTAAATAACAAATCAGATGAAGATTTGGAAAAGGTTCATGGTAAAATATTAGATAATGATTTGTATTCCAAATATGATTTACCACCATTTAGAGCATCTATTAAAGATGGTTATGCAGTCTTAGCAAATGATGGAAAAGGCAAAAGAAAAGTATTAAGTGGAATAAAAGCTGGGAGCACT GCAAGTGGAATTAAGCTTCAACCAGGGACATGCGTAAGAGTAAATACAGGTGCTCCAATTCCAGATG ATGCAACAGCTGTTGTTCAAGTTGAAGATACCAAACTTATAAAAAAAACTTATGATAATATAGAGGAGGAAGAAATCGAAATTACAACAGAAGTGAAATATGGACAAGACATtag acCTATTGGGTGTGATATAAAACGAGGAGAGTTAATTTTAAAATCGGGGACAAAACTTGGAGCAATAGAACTTGGCCTTGCCGCAGCATGTGGCTACAAACGGATATCAATCACCAGTATTCCAAAAATTGGTGTATTGTCTACTGGAGATGAATTGCAGTGTCCTGGTACTGCTTTAATGCCCGGACGTATATATGATAGTAATAAAGTTACATTATTATCGATGTTAAAAGAAAATGGCTATGACTCCATAGATATGGGCATTGCAGTAGATGA CGAGGTCGTTATGGTGAACAAGATTAAACATGCTATAAAACAAGTTGATGTATTAATTACATCAGGTTCTGTATCTATGGGCGATAAAGATATGTTAAAACCTATCTTACAACATTATTTTAAAGCTACAATACATTTTG GACGTGTAAACATGAAACCTGGAAAACCAACTACTTTTGCAACGTGTATGtttcaaaacagaaaaaaatattttctatgtttACCGGGTAATCCAGTTTCTGCAACTGTTACTATGCACTTATTTGTGTTACCTTTATTAAAGCAATTATCTAAGGACTACTCTACACCTACTATCGTGAAAGCAAAA ttaACATCATCTTATAATTTGGATCCGCGTCCTGAGTACGCAAGAACAATTTTAAAGTGGACTGACACGGATGATCTACCATTAGCTTACAGCACTGGGAATCAAATTAGCAGTAAACTACTTAGTTGTAAAAATGCGAATGCATTATTAATGTTACCAGGACGCACAGCAGAAAAGACAGTACTGGAAAAAGGAGAAGTTGTGCAAGCAATGTTGCTAGGATTTATGCACTATACGTGA